GAAGAGCCTGCTCCGCGAGGCTCTCCATCTGCTGTATCGCCATCTGCTCGTAAGCCTCGTAATCGAGGTACAGCGTGCGGCGACCACGCGTGTTGTTCCGCACGATGCCATCGAAGATGCACGCAGCCCCGTCTTCGGGCCGCTCCACTGCTTCGATTACAGGCTGTGCTGCGATGCGTCGGCGCGTTATGCAACAGTGTGGCGAAAGCAGATCGGCGGGAGCCGTCGCGGGCACGGCATCCGTGCCACCGCTCACCGGCGGTAGCAGCGCGACTTCGTCTCCCTCACTAAGAACGACGTCCGGGGCGGCGTACTCGTTGTTCACTGCAATAGCGAGCGAGCCATTGAAACGCGCGAAGGTTGGATACGTGGAGAGCAGATGCTTCCAAAGATCGCCGACCGTCGAACCCACAGAGACATCCTGCTGCTGGACGGCGCGTCCAGCCAGATCCTTCAGTATCCCGAGATAGACAATGCGAACCTGCATGCCCGGCCAGTGTAATGCACGGCGAGAGATTTGAAAAAGCCATGCCGAGTTGCAGAAAACCTCAGAGTTGCGACTTCAACGGTTCGCAAGAAAAGAAAAAGGCCGCCAGCACATGACGGCCCTAAGAGTCGATGAGGTGGCGCCTATTTTTGGCGCGGCCGAAGCATCTCCAGATAACTTTGTAACATTACCCGACGGGTGCTCCGCTCAGAACCTGCTCGCGAGTCTCGGCGTCCTTCTTCTCCTCAGCAGGAGAGGAGGGCAGCGCGACCGTCAGCAACTCTTCAATGGTGTTCACGAAATGAAGCGTGACACCGGAGAGCTGTTCCTGGGTCAGGTCCTCTTCAACGTTCTGCTTGTTGTCGGACGGAAGGATGATGTCCTTGACGCCGGAACGTTTGGCTGCCAGAACCTTCTCCTTCACGCCGCCGATGGGTAGCACGTTGCCGCTCAACGTGATTTCGCCGGTCATCGCCGTTAGCGGACGCACCCGACGATCGGTGAGCAGTGAGACCAGCGCAGTCGCCATCGTCACGCCTGCCGAGGGACCGTCCTTCGGGATGGCTCCGGCGGGAACGTGTATGTGAATGTCGTGGTCCTTGAAGAAGTCCTCGCTGATGCCGAGCGACTCCGCATTGCTGCGGACCCACGTCAGCGCGGCCTGCATGGACTCCTGCATCACCTGGCCGAGTTGACCGGTCATGGTGAAGCCGCCCTTGCCTTTCATCTTGTTCGCTTCGACGAACAGGATGTCGCCACCCGTTGGGGTCCAAGCCAGTCCGACAACGACGCCCGAGCGCTTCGTACGCTCTGCGATCTCGCTGTCTACCCGCACCTTGATACCGCCAAGCATCTCCAGGACGACTTCGCGAGTTACAACAAGCTTTTCCGTCTTGCCCTCGGCGATGCGACGCGCCTGTTTGCGGCAGATAGTCCCTATCTGGCGTTCCAGGCTGCGCACGCCCGCTTCGCGCGTGTAGTGACGGATCAGGAAGCGAATCGAGTCTTCCGTAAACTCGATTTGTTCGTTCGTGACGCCGTTCTCATCGGTCTGCCGCTGGATGAGGTACTGGAAGGCAATGTGCACCTTGTCCTCTTCCGTGTAGCCCTGCAGTTCGATAATCTCCATGCGGTCGAGCAACGGAGCAGGTACGGGATCGAGCTGGTTCGCGGTGGTGATGAACAGCACCTTGGAGAGATCGAACGGCACGTCGAGATAGTTGTCCCGGAACGTGGAGTTCTGCTCGGGATCGAGCGCCTCGAGCAACGCGGCCGCGGGATCGCCACGGAAATCGCGCCCAACCTTATCGATCTCGTCGAGCATGAAGACCGGATCGTTGGTCTCGGCGCGGCGAATTCCCTGCATGATCTGGCCAGGCAGAGCGCCAATGTATGTGCGGCGGTGTCCGCGAACCTCAGCCTCGTCGTGCACGCCGCCCAGTGACAGGCGAACGAACTTGCGGCCAAGCGAACGGGCGATCGACTTGCCGAGCGAGGTCTTGCCGACGCCAGGAGGACCTACGAAGCAAAGGATCGGCCCCTTCATTGACGGCTTCAGCCGGCGAACCGACAGGTAATCGAGAATGCGGTCCTTTACTTTCTTCAGGTCGTAGTGGTCCTGGTCCAGGATCTCCTTCGCCTTGTTGATCTCGATCTCCGTGCCCGAAGATTTCTGCCACGGCAGCACCGCAAGCCACTCGATGTAATTACGCGTGATCGAGTAGTCGGCGGCCATGGGCGACATGCGGGACAGGCGGCCGAGTTCCTTCAGAGCTTCCTTCTTGACGTCGTCAGGCATTCCCGCCTGCTCGAGCTTCTCTCTCAGCTCCTCGACGTCGCGCGTGTTCTCGTCCTGTTCGCCCAGTTCCTTCTGGATCGCCTTCATCTGCTCGCGCAGGTAGTACTCGCGCTGCGTCTGCTGCACGCGGTCCTGAACTTCGGACTGGATTTTGTTGCGAAGCTGCTGCACCTCGAGTTCTTTCGCGAGGTGCTGGTTGATTTTGTCGAGACGGGTCCGAACGTCGGGCGTCTCCAGTACATCCTGCTTATCTTTGGTCGAAAGCGACGGCAGCGAGCTGGCAATAAAGTCCACCAGCCGGCCTGCGTCGTCGATGTTCATGGCGACGGTCGAGAGCTCGTCGGACAGCGTCGGCGAACCGGCAACAATCTGCTGAAACAATGTAAGAATATTGCGTTCAAGCGCCTCAATTTCCGCGCTTTTTGGCGTACTGATCTCGCTAACGGTATCGACACTTGCCCTCATGAAGGGCGTCAACTGCGTGTATTCCCCAACGCGGACGCGCTCCAGCCCTTCGGCAAAAACAAAAAGGCTCTGGTTCGGCATCTTGACGACTTTGTGCACAACCGCCAAGGTGCCGAGCGTGTACAAGTCGGCAGGCTGAGGAGAATCCACACGGGCCTCGCGTTGGGCAACCACTACAATGGTCTTATCCTCGCCAAGCGAGTTGATTAGCTGAACCGAACTTTCCCGGCCAACCGTAAGAGGCAGAACGGCATGCGGGAATAGAACCGTGTCCCGAACCGGGAGAACCGGAAGGGTACGCGCCTCGGTAGCGTCGTCCCGAAATTCGGGCTCGGTCCGCTCTATGTTGCGCGTTTCTTTGGCCATAACACTCCTTGAGTCAGTCATACTCAACATTTTGATGAAGCGACGTGTTTGAAAGATTCAAGCTGCAACATAGCGCTTTGATTCCAGTCACTTAGCCGCACCGGAGAAAACGGGACCAGGCTGAGCTAACGGCGAATCCCAGGGAAAGAACAGCATGCGATGCCAAAGTGCCACGTCTTGCAGAATTACAACCGGGCTTAAACCCTCCCTTAGAAGCGGCGCGATTCTAATCGCAGTACTGGCCGCACCGCAATGACAGAGGGGAGAATATCTTCCCAAGCCTTGAAGCAGCACTGGCAAACATC
Above is a genomic segment from Clostridia bacterium containing:
- a CDS encoding molybdenum cofactor biosynthesis protein MoaE — translated: MQVRIVYLGILKDLAGRAVQQQDVSVGSTVGDLWKHLLSTYPTFARFNGSLAIAVNNEYAAPDVVLSEGDEVALLPPVSGGTDAVPATAPADLLSPHCCITRRRIAAQPVIEAVERPEDGAACIFDGIVRNNTRGRRTLYLDYEAYEQMAIQQMESLAEQALREHKVREVRIIHRLGRLEIGETSILIVVASAHRGPAFEACRWLIDTLKKTVPIWKKEYFEDGAVWADGEEFPPELRVTRD
- the lon gene encoding endopeptidase La, translating into MAKETRNIERTEPEFRDDATEARTLPVLPVRDTVLFPHAVLPLTVGRESSVQLINSLGEDKTIVVVAQREARVDSPQPADLYTLGTLAVVHKVVKMPNQSLFVFAEGLERVRVGEYTQLTPFMRASVDTVSEISTPKSAEIEALERNILTLFQQIVAGSPTLSDELSTVAMNIDDAGRLVDFIASSLPSLSTKDKQDVLETPDVRTRLDKINQHLAKELEVQQLRNKIQSEVQDRVQQTQREYYLREQMKAIQKELGEQDENTRDVEELREKLEQAGMPDDVKKEALKELGRLSRMSPMAADYSITRNYIEWLAVLPWQKSSGTEIEINKAKEILDQDHYDLKKVKDRILDYLSVRRLKPSMKGPILCFVGPPGVGKTSLGKSIARSLGRKFVRLSLGGVHDEAEVRGHRRTYIGALPGQIMQGIRRAETNDPVFMLDEIDKVGRDFRGDPAAALLEALDPEQNSTFRDNYLDVPFDLSKVLFITTANQLDPVPAPLLDRMEIIELQGYTEEDKVHIAFQYLIQRQTDENGVTNEQIEFTEDSIRFLIRHYTREAGVRSLERQIGTICRKQARRIAEGKTEKLVVTREVVLEMLGGIKVRVDSEIAERTKRSGVVVGLAWTPTGGDILFVEANKMKGKGGFTMTGQLGQVMQESMQAALTWVRSNAESLGISEDFFKDHDIHIHVPAGAIPKDGPSAGVTMATALVSLLTDRRVRPLTAMTGEITLSGNVLPIGGVKEKVLAAKRSGVKDIILPSDNKQNVEEDLTQEQLSGVTLHFVNTIEELLTVALPSSPAEEKKDAETREQVLSGAPVG